A segment of the Phaseolus vulgaris cultivar G19833 unplaced genomic scaffold, P. vulgaris v2.0 scaffold_363, whole genome shotgun sequence genome:
TATCATCTTCCATAGGAACAACATCATCTCCTTCTTCATTGTTTAGATTTGAGGCTCCACGTTCCTCTCTGTGAGTCCCGCTTTTGTGAAACACCAAGCAACCTTCTACTTTGTGAAATCCCATCTTAATGAGAGTGGCATTGTCAATCTCACTCACAACTTTGACAGTCTCATTCCTCTCATTAGAAGTATCAACACCAAAATagtcaatcaattttgaaacaagGATAGCATAAGGAAATCGATAATCAGTTAACCTTTTGGATTTCAGCATGTGTTCCATTATAATGTAAACCCAGTTAACTTTTATCAGATTCATAATGCAATATAGTAGGATTAATCTTCCTCATGCAACACAGCATGGTTCATACCTCTAGGAATGAGTTTCCATGCAATGATATAGGCAATTAGTCTTGGGGTTAAATTTAGATTACCTGCATGGAATCTGTTCACACTTAGGGATGGATCCCTTACACAACTTCGATAGTACTGAATTTTATTAAACTCCTGAATCCCAATTGTATTTCCTTTGCCAACCTTCAAACCAGCATACTTGATTCCAGTCACTGAATTCCATACTTCATTGGTGACTTTCATCTTAATTCTTTTCACGTAGGACACAAGGCTTTTTCCAATCCAAAGTTAGATTGGTGTAGAACACCTTCACTAGATCATGATACACATTACCAGTCATTTTAAGAAGTTGCTTCAACCTTTGATGCTTCAAGGCAGACCTGGTTTCGACCAGATTTTCAGTTTTCAGCTAAGAGAACTCTAGGACTTTAGGGATGTTGATTTGCTTCCTACTCATTTCATGGATGTAGGCAGTTATCCCCTCAtcatctccagcaaaccagttttccagtACTCCTTGAAAACTGTTATGCTTGTCCtgattcttctttttctgacgTGATGAAaaagccatggttgaaccagaGTTGGGTATTTTGATTCGAATATTGAGTAGTGAGTGTGAGCAATGTTGTAACACATATTTATATAGGAGAAAAAAGATGGGTTGATGAAGCAGTTAAGGGTAGAGATACATGAGGATTTTATTCTCTGTAtatgtgcagagaatctttgaaaaggGGCAACAAATATTTTGAATCACGATGCATACATATCACACCAAAATTTAAGCAGCCAATGCATCAAATCAGTTACAAGACCATGATCAAAAACCGTCAAAGATTCAGTGGTTAAtacccactaagtcagtcaatcaGTCAAAGATCAGATATTAAagtttctctttcctagtcatcaatgtaTACCAGTATCAGAACAAAAAATAAACATGtttaattgcgaataaacagatttaatttttcactgcagagcacaattgacatttataatacccaattcattcagcataaaattaaacctatctttggccaAGGGTTTTGTGAACAGATCAACAAGCTGTAAATCAGTGCTAATGAACTTAATttcacatgttccatttgatatatgttctcttagaaagtgatgccttatttcaatgtgttttgtcCTTGAATGCATAATAGGATTTTTAGTTAAATTGATGGCACTAATGTTATCACATAACAAAGGTATATTATtaagcaagataccaaagtcatttaattgctgccttagccatagggtttgagcacaacaactccctgGTGCAATATACTTTGcttcagcagtagagagagcaacacaagcctgctttttgcattgccatgagatcaagcttgatccaagcaaatgacaggtgccactggtgctcttcctatcaatcttgcaacctgcaaagtctgaATCAAAGTAACCAGTCAAacttaatgaaatgttacctggataccacaagctaACTTCTTTTGTTCCTTGTAGATAATTCAGAATCCTTTTACCAGCATTGAaatgtgattctttaggagaaGATTAGAAACaagcacacatgcacactgcaaaacATTATGTCAGGTCtactggcagtgagatacaatAGGGATCCTATAAGTCCTCTGTATTTAGTCTCATCAACAGGAATTCCAGCAATATCATGATCCAAGTGGTAGCTAGTTGAGAAGGAtgtgctgattggtttgcaCTTGTCCATTCCAAATTTTCTCAACATGTCCTTGCAATACTTGGTTTGATTTAAGAatatgccatccttgagttgtttgacctgcaagcctaaaacataattcaaatcacccatcatagacatttgaaaagagaaataggtttaatcatgcataagcaaacttggCAACACTATACAAAGGTGAtagaggaaaaacaatcggttgtttcaaaaaaacaatcggttatttcaaaaaaacaatcgattgttttactgTGAGAGTAAAAAGAACATATTACATAACCACaaaattaccttttaaattgatgaaaatgaagtatgcaatttgttcatatCTTTACACAGAGAATCTCAATAGATTCACCCAAAAAGAAGACCttgagatgttcatatggtcacaaggcacacttacataaattgagaaatgaaacACACATACTAtttattcttgaagtttttcTTTTGACCAACCactatgcatgtgccaaggatgtctcttgacattcaaagaaccctgcaagacatatacaattgaaaagtGTATATACAAAGATTGACTTTGCTCTTGATGTTCTTCCCTTtagcagtcattcttcaagcccaaaagtgattcttggctgccaaggaTACTTACAAGAAAggattaagaagcaagatttggtccacttatgaatttgggtcctatgatgttagtaggagccttaggaaccttagaaaccttaggaacccatcTCATTacacctttaggaacataaaaCTTCCTAATATTGCAGAATGTAACTGAgtggcctctcttcatgcaataaaagcatgtaacaaccgattgtttcgatttttcaatcggttgtttttctggaagTTTTGAAGAAGACTTTGAAAACTCATTCTTCttgctctgtggattaaaacctaaacttgcttttccaaaaacacaattttgagatgccaagatagtatcaaagttggatttaccctttgaaagcctatccacagttttcacaaggtagtgaaccttcttttcaagagatttacaattttcacaaacagtgagtcacacttgcaagaagagttcttgtaaagcatttctagatttcaaaatcagtttttgaattctccaactcttcttctagtgccttgactctattttctagccagttattcaacccttttaaccggttgttcaagattgccaatcggttagcttcctcatgtgtttctttaaaagcatCAAGAAGTTGACTAcaattttcagcatttaaagaagtacaagaacttacactacttgcatcatcttcttccttggCCATCAAACATAGTTtggcttcttttttattttgctttcttttccttcttgcttgacttcttctccttgcgCTCTTTATTTCATTGGTTCCCTCATGAGTTACTTCAAGTGTATCCCACACCTCCTTAGCAAATCCACATTTTGAGTCCCTGagaaactcatcagaatttaaggcagaggtgataatattttttgcaatgcaatcaaactttgcTCTTTTGTTTTCTGCATCAATCCATTGGGACCTaggtttttcaataaaaaacaccatccttttcaaacttaGGAATAAAAAggccattttcaattgtatCCCATATTCCTTTAttaagagattcaacaaagatcttCATACGTACCTTCCAAAATttgtaattcaaaccacaaaataaaggtggtctgtttattgatgcgccctccccaaagggtaatttttcagccataagaaaaaagatttttaggatcaaacttgagtattttttaagtaccaagctcttgatgcaattgttagaatatatggccttaaacaagagagggggggggggtgaattgtttatgaaagatttttcgaaaaatttgaaggtataatgaaagccaatgaagaatcacaaataaagaaactaaGGAAAGCAATGCACAAAgctgttttagttgatttccagaaaattAGCCCGGTTGTTTttttttgcgattcaaccgattgtttttatcagcaatcaataaaaacaacttaaaacagatatatgtgagatcatggaaagagagaatcacacaaacaaatttatactggttcactcttacaccaagagctacattcagtccccagaaaccattgggtaatccactgagcaatcaaaaccagattacaaacaccacacaccaaagtagtgaccttgaactcctcaagaaacacactacctttggcaaaccacaccaagagtattgatcttgaacacctcaagaacacataacactccttggcaacacaactacagaaatacagaagattgagaaaggattacacctgatcaaagCACAACTGAAAAgtatacaattgcaatcctattccactctcacttgaaaatccaaagcttgatgtgaatcttaaAAACTTGAAATCAAATTTGCCAAACTGAattctcaaaactgtttcttacCTTCCAAGAGCGTATGACAAACTATATATACTTCCAAAGGttggttaaaaacatttaaagcaggagcctattcggttagaaatcatttaagacaGATTCACgaatcaaaactgaattctgttaggattttcaagaaacaatcggttgaaaacatgaaacaatcgattgatttggtttgacagttaagtcaaccaagtgAAACAACTTTCAACTTTTTTCAAAACctctaagagtaaaacaatcggttgattcgaaAAAACCAGAGGTTGTTTTTTCACTTGGTTAGAAAAGCACCcattttcaaaaaggttttaaatcacatcagttttagattcaacaagggAGTGAATTACActttaatctacccagatcccaccaccaacaacaacaacaagcctttcatcaaacaccttgtgATGGAGGAATGCCTTCATCCATAGCTTTTCTTTGGTGGAATTGGTGGAAGCATTCATGGAAGAGAATGAGCAAGGAACTCATGTAGAGTGGTggactccttgaaggtgcatgctaGGTGTGGAGAGTGAGCGATGAGTCAATCTCACTTGGCAAAGGTgaagaatgaagattaaaatgtctatcctagagaggtagGAGACAA
Coding sequences within it:
- the LOC137817626 gene encoding uncharacterized mitochondrial protein AtMg00810-like gives rise to the protein MGDLNYVLGLQVKQLKDGIFLNQTKYCKDMLRKFGMDKCKPISTSFSTSYHLDHDIAGIPVDETKYRGLIGSLLYLTASRPDIMFCNFAGCKIDRKSTSGTCHLLGSSLISWQCKKQACVALSTAEAKSALKHQRLKQLLKMTGNVYHDLVKVFYTNLTLDWKKPCVLREKN